One genomic segment of Candidatus Binatus sp. includes these proteins:
- a CDS encoding HU family DNA-binding protein has product MTKAELIEAIARSTRQPKKQVAATVELAFDQIARSIRKEKRFWMPGFGTFTVRRRRARPGFNPRTNAPMTIPAARTVGFRPAPPLRKGL; this is encoded by the coding sequence ATGACGAAGGCGGAACTGATTGAGGCGATTGCGCGGTCGACACGTCAGCCGAAGAAGCAGGTCGCGGCGACCGTCGAGCTGGCGTTCGATCAAATCGCGCGTTCGATTCGCAAGGAAAAGCGCTTCTGGATGCCCGGTTTCGGCACCTTCACGGTCCGCCGGCGTCGCGCGCGGCCGGGTTTCAATCCGCGCACCAACGCTCCGATGACTATTCCCGCGGCCCGCACGGTGGGGTTTCGGCCCGCGCCGCCTTTGAGGAAGGGTCTCTGA